A portion of the Drosophila sechellia strain sech25 chromosome 2R, ASM438219v1, whole genome shotgun sequence genome contains these proteins:
- the LOC6609538 gene encoding uncharacterized protein LOC6609538 produces MVVGLILRAGVVYAVVMVTKNYGVWESPNKTQDVYDETVERIEPYADRARRKLNICPPRPPPEGEWSFFGVYYYNKLVKSVFDLLSVFPAGLAAFLEKVPSFVNAFNETIQKYIKESQSKKKEITISKGQLDETPLVRPPGLVPPHCKDKNCPKAPLIPPGCDRNRDSFIYEPRLPKKPPCECAKCKQRQAENWKDNKRKCPRIPSSEAKCRCGEGPQSEARSEPIKSCKQCRKTPRETST; encoded by the coding sequence ATGGTTGTGGGCCTGATTTTGCGAGCGGGCGTTGTCTATGCTGTGGTAATGGTCACCAAGAACTACGGCGTGTGGGAATCGCCAAACAAGACGCAGGATGTGTACGATGAAACCGTGGAGCGCATCGAACCCTACGCCGATCGGGCGCGACGTAAACTAAATATATGTCCGCCGAGGCCGCCACCGGAAGGAGAATGGTCCTTCTTTGGCGTCTACTACTACAACAAGTTAGTTAAATCGGTTTTCGACTTACTAAGCGTCTTTCCCGCTGGACTGGCTGCGTTTTTGGAGAAAGTGCCAAGCTTTGTCAACGCTTTCAACGAAACCATTCAAAAGTACATTAAGGAAAGCCAGTCCAAGAAGAAAGAAATAACGATATCCAAGGGACAGCTGGACGAGACTCCTCTGGTCAGACCTCCCGGACTGGTGCCACCGCATTGTAAAGACAAGAACTGCCCGAAGGCTCCTCTGATTCCACCAGGATGCGACCGGAACAGGGATAGCTTTATCTACGAGCCACGATTACCCAAAAAGCCACCGTGTGAGTGCGCCAAGTGCAAGCAACGTCAGGCGGAGAATTGGAAGGACAACAAACGCAAGTGCCCCAGAATACCTAGCAGTGAAGCCAAGTGTAGATGTGGAGAGGGACCCCAGTCAGAAGCCCGCTCGGAGCCCATCAAATCCTGCAAACAGTGCCGAAAGACACCTCGAGAAACCTCTACCTAG
- the LOC116800462 gene encoding uncharacterized protein LOC116800462: MSVSQLKPEEQVVIAASENLSMGPSPLGESQFNFVAANNCSVALQRGFYFSLRMPDWAKDFKIQTQKILSHGFDCPRRSFKSSNDSEISKFYGDYRPERYGEIFSESSNAQFFETIPREMHVSNQTKSKRALRSPKIKDDLTCGKKVPS, encoded by the coding sequence ATGTCTGTGAGTCAACTTAAGCCCGAGGAGCAGGTGGTCATTGCAGCCTCCGAGAATCTATCAATGGGTCCTTCCCCACTTGGAGAAAGCCAGTTCAATTTCGTGGCTGCAAACAACTGTAGTGTGGCTCTCCAGCGGGGATTCTATTTCTCCCTTCGGATGCCCGACTGGGCTAAGGATTTTAAGATACAGACCCAGAAAATACTATCCCATGGTTTTGACTGCCCAAGGAGAAGTTTCAAAAGTAGCAACGACTCGGAGATATCGAAATTTTATGGAGATTATCGTCCTGAACGTTATGGCGAAATCTTTTCGGAGAGCAGTAATGCACAATTCTTTGAAACCATTCCCCGAGAAATGCATGTTTCCAATCAAACGAAATCAAAGCGAGCACTGCGATCACCCAAGATTAAGGACGACTTAACGTGTGGCAAAAAGGTGCCATCCTAA
- the LOC116800463 gene encoding uncharacterized protein LOC116800463 → MILNRLIKLVLFSSTIYLVKALGVWEDPFEARNSTLGKEGEEPLETKNSNDKSDEGTDIGATISKELQKKKEDLEKKFCPKGTFCEPPPKPLSKTVGEALSNTWGVLKGIPSYWSETFETVGARICQFFRGDK, encoded by the coding sequence atgaTTTTGAACAGGCTCATTAAGCTTGTGCTATTTTCTAGTACCATTTACTTGGTCAAAGCACTAGGAGTTTGGGAGGATCCATTCGAAGCCAGAAACAGTACACTCGGTAAAGAAGGAGAAGAACCTTTGGAGACGAAAAATTCAAACGACAAGTCAGATGAGGGAACAGATATTGGTGCCACCATATCCAAGGAACTCCAGAAGAAAAAAGAGGATTTGGAGAAAAAGTTTTGCCCCAAAGGCACCTTCTGCGAGCCCCCACCAAAGCCCCTAAGCAAAACAGTTGGCGAGGCACTTTCTAACACATGGGGGGTCTTAAAAGGGATTCCGTCCTACTGGAGCGAAACCTTCGAAACGGTTGGCGCTAGGATCTGTCAGTTTTTCAGAGGAGATAAATGA
- the LOC6609540 gene encoding SET domain-containing protein SmydA-8: protein MQEFGENIQQAHDEKLGRHLVASIGIEPGDTILEERPLLVAPHWECHQLKCAQCLQESYVICRRCQVFPLCMDCNQHDEFECEFFTSGAGKALCKDILVKNFGICGLLKLLLLLENPSTKADCQMLIDVPINLSDYRDGEGMWQEHEELVVRPLMESGLADVLPTQGLSSDALHAHCIRIDSNSFEVTAKDGDTLKGVFVWGATLPHHCVPNTVVALDEQFNMKLYAAVPLQPGDIIYNSYTNPLMGTSQRQHQLRLSRRLECTCSRCLDPTEMGTHMSSLKCKECGGFSVCEIDSNGKLGDWRCPDCRALLTAAEVHELQAEVGSALVDAMGDLQVYEALLTQYGPLLHPNHFMLLDIKQNIASILRAAALMNSMDQPCKKLLARRVELCSDLLPVCRAVVPGISKLYAIGLFEYLLALVELVEFQFAESDLSKKEYVAHLRTASLVATEAMDLLRFEPENSAESYLADRISMELERIESDLKKYGR from the exons ATGCAAGAATTTGGCGAAAATATTCAGCAGGCTCACGATGAGAAGTTGGGCAG GCATCTGGTGGCGAGTATAGGGATCGAACCGGGCGATACCATATTGGAGGAGCGACCTTTGCTGGTAGCTCCGCACTGGGAATGCCATCAGCTGAAGTGCGCGCAGTGTCTTCAGGAATCGTATGTGATATGCCGAAGGTGTCAGGTATTTCCCCTTTGCATGGACTGCAACCAGCATGATGAATTCGAGTGTGAGTTTTTCACCAGCGGAGCAGGAAAAGCCCTCTGCAAGGATATTCTTGTGAAGAACTTTGGAATATGTGGACTCTTAAAGCTCCTTCTTTTGCTGGAGAATCCTAGTACGAAAGCCGATTGCCAAATGCTCATCGATGTTCCTATAAATCTGAGTGATTACCGCGACGGAGAAGGAATGTGGCAAGAGCACGAGGAGCTAGTGGTGCGTCCATTAATGGAGAGTGGCCTAGCGGATGTTCTACCCACTCAGGGACTAAGTTCGGATGCACTTCACGCCCATTGCATACGTATCGACAGTAATTCCTTCGAGGTGACCGCAAAGGATGGTGATACCTTGAAGGGAGTTTTTGTTTGGGGTGCTACTTTACCGCACCACTGCGTTCCGAACACGGTGGTGGCCTTGGATGAACAGTTCAACATGAAGCTATATGCGGCAGTTCCCCTGCAGCCTGGCGACATTATCTACAACTCGTACACCAATCCTCTGATGGGCACCAGTCAGAGACAACATCAACTGCGTCTAAGTAGGAGACTGGAGTGTACCTGCTCACGTTGTCTGGATCCCACCGAGATGGGCACCCACATGAGCAGCCTGAAGTGCAAGGAGTGCGGCGGATTTTCAGTTTGCGAGATTGATTCAAACGGAAAACTTGGAGACTGGCGCTGCCCGGATTGTAGAGCCCTGCTAACAGCGGCCGAGGTCCACGAACTACAGGCCGAAGTGGGATCTGCCTTAGTAGACGCCATGGGTGACCTGCAGGTCTACGAAGCTCTGCTCACCCAGTACGGGCCACTGCTCCATCCCAATCATTTTATGCTACTGGACATCAAGCAGAACATTGCTAGTATTTTGCGAGCGGCTGCCTTAATGAACTCCATGGACCAGCCGTGCAAGAAACTTCTCGCCCGCCGGGTGGAACTCTGCTCCGACTTACTGCCCGTGTGCCGGGCTGTGGTTCCAGGCATCTCCAAGCTGTATGCCATTGGTCTGTTTGAGTACTTGCTAGCCTTGGTGGAGCTGGTAGAATTTCAATTTGCCGAAAGTGATCTGAGCAAAAAGGAATATGTG GCTCATTTAAGGACCGCTAGTCTGGTGGCCACAGAAGCAATGGACCTACTTCGCTTTGAGCCGGAAAACTCGGCAGAAAGCTATCTTGCGGACCGGATTTCGATGGAGCTGGAGCGGATTGAGTCCGATTTAAAGAAATACGGCAGATAA
- the LOC6609541 gene encoding SET domain-containing protein SmydA-8: MPKVAKGNGKQRMAAVTDDFARKCEIKHNDMLGRFVVALCNLRAGETLLLENPIVVLPQMGDRRCSKCFNLTESFCRKCRLLALCEDCSYHDERDCKRLAEMNFSDDQVELLQKKEHTEIQPVLKCLLLREHEETLPLYEEMSQMESQLMTRRGTDIWKNYQEHAFTPLNSGGVLAQLRGAADEDLVQGLLGILDINAYEIRAPEVGGAMRGLYSRAGLFAHSCMPNLVISIDDERRIKVYANRFIAAGEILYNCYTNVLLGTEERRQILKEGKCFDCSCPRCQDPTELGTHMSSFICSHCSCADGYIVRQPDTGIWQCLLNPEHTLKQEFVSNMLERAKEEIFHARDDIYRQELLLAKLSRLLHRNHFLMLDLKQNIASILRQILQNIGTRPNKKVYERKIRLCQEILLVLKVVTPGISILKAIALYELANTQAELARKMYTEMENSANDLLAELERVEVMLRESLRMLLFEPLATPEGQLTRSMLRELKDLQDDIKNLRESDDDVVNQ; encoded by the exons ATGCCAAAGGTAGCCAAAGGGAACGGGAAACAGAGAATGGCCGCAGTAACCGACGATTTTGCAAGGAAGTGCGAGATAAAGCATAATGACATGCTGGGCAG ATTTGTGGTTGCCCTGTGTAATCTTCGAGCTGGCGAGACCCTGCTGCTGGAGAATCCTATAGTGGTTTTGCCCCAAATGGGCGATAGACGCTGCTCCAAGTGCTTTAATCTAACCGAGAGTTTTTGTAG AAAGTGCCGTCTGTTGGCTTTGTGTGAGGATTGCTCGTATCATGACGAACGCGATTGCAAAAGGCTTGCTGAAATGAATTTTTCCGACGACCAGGTGGAACTGCTCCAGAAAAAGGAGCACACCGAAATCCAGCCAGTTTTGAAATGCCTGCTGTTAAGAGAGCACGAGGAAACCCTACCCTTGTACGAGGAAATGTCCCAAATGGAATCCCAACTTATGACTAGAAGAGGGACTGACATCTGGAAAAACTACCAGGAGCACGCATTTACTCCTCTGAATTCTGGTGGAGTGCTAGCACAACTACGAGGCGCGGCGGATGAGGACCTAGTACAAGGTCTCCTAGGCATCCTGGACATAAATGCCTACGAAATAAGGGCTCCGGAGGTGGGTGGCGCCATGAGAGGACTGTATAGCCGGGCAGGACTCTTTGCCCACAGCTGCATGCCCAACCTGGTCATTTCAATCGATGACGAGCGACGTATAAAGGTCTACGCTAATCGGTTTATAGCCGCCGGAGAGATCCTTTACAATTGCTACACCAATGTGCTCCTGGGCACCGAGGAGCGTCGCCAAATCCTCAAGGAAGGCAAGTGCTTCGACTGCTCCTGTCCACGATGCCAGGATCCCACCGAGCTGGGAACACACATGAGCAGTTTCATTTGCAGTCACTGCTCGTGCGCAGATGGGTACATAGTACGGCAGCCGGATACCGGAATATGGCAGTGCCTTCTTAATCCGGAGCACACACTGAAACAGGAGTTCGTATCGAACATGCTGGAACGGGCTAAGGAGGAAATATTTCACGCAAGGGATGATATATATCGACAGGAGCTCCTCTTGGCCAAGCTGAGTCGCCTTCTTCATCGGAATCATTTCCTAATGCTGGATCTAAAGCAAAATATCGCCTCTATATTGCGACAGATCCTTCAGAATATAGGTACCCGACCAAATAAGAAAGTATACGAGCGGAAGATTCGATTGTGCCAGGAGATATTGTTGGTACTCAAGGTCGTAACTCCTGGAATCTCCATATTGAAGGCTATCGCCCTCTATGAACTGGCTAACACACAGGCCGAATTGGCCAGAAAAATGTATACTGAAATGGAGAACAGTGCCAATGACCTTCTG GCCGAATTGGAAAGAGTTGAGGTCATGCTGCGGGAGTCCCTGCGAATGCTTCTATTTGAGCCACTGGCCACTCCAGAGGGCCAGCTGACGCGATCAATGCTCCGAGAGCTGAAGGATCTGCAGGATGATATAAAAAATCTGCGAGAATCCGATGACGATGTGGTAAATCAATAA
- the LOC6609542 gene encoding uncharacterized protein LOC6609542 isoform X1, protein MALASAAAALLKGSQTPLQQLLEDINFQRTKEMRQLLKDDGGFVVLQGTTYWTDLFVRHFLFQTEPVHSIDSDDLLFFVRKKHVKSSSRHMPKFETEVEVFRKDSRKLPIGDPDVDWEETVYLNMVIHQFDYTLTLAICTRTSPKELQVLRRHSQRVYASPSRRKMDTKGEGEEITYPHICFMVDNFDEVFSDILVRDGEMVCVELVANDKDGAVQGVIFLGSIRYDALKKVYDARQSSLSSKVAQRMSFGLFSSGAGVQTRCEFVRMKGPQGKGHAEMAVTKPKGSGVETPTSEPGFCATDMWDEWEEENDDYCTYRHQRRLSDPSANLNNFSRYGWRTKNSNNQDMVGSGNSPSVGAKARSENEGLDSLASEVSEIEAGDLRDDQQRPAFSASAAKLHPNPNCETQKFVTGDQEKLTQESPRESTSSATAETAVPAVTPPPLSAAVEVTVSGDISVTGQSSTTGCNCFGGKKCKKRWASAKNTDTPEMSEVYCPSCEDPSNESPACLAKMPNKRPTRLKPKSSILGVESELLVGKRSSFRLPSEIKRKQQGGSITRSASLSAADRRTSLPVATKRIIPPRLRTAKSKDLEKDKEKEKDKNKENDKKSSNQKVNGSATNFLAKMSPKRLKAGKEKDKDKDGNKEKEKDKFKAIDADKKKAVNNNNPKPDTSKSEEYEIADDATSLNGSESEPVGAAKMVILSESDSKLMISVRGREELPVVDSPKTPPKRFEKSVRLPVEPESHPLQPDENNENEQSDITNVISPTELTPMLDVANGNGEATSATLPRTAKQAHVSKMLHLVPKRRTPDGTNIYYWCDVPKKAIKELDDGAYNPLWTSRGFTQSFHFWKENRRQQSTPLNAFLTYVTLPWWSIAKDLLDHRETPILTF, encoded by the exons ATGGCCCTCGCCAGTGCCGCCGCCGCCCTTTTGAAGGGTTCGCAGACGCCTCTGCAGCAGCTCCTGGAGGACATAAACTTCCAGCGCACCAAGGAGATGCGGCAGTTGCTCAAGGATG ATGGCGGTTTTGTTGTCCTACAGGGCACGACCTACTGGACGGACCTGTTTGTGCGCCATTTCCTCTTCCAGACAGAGCCCGTGCACAGCATCGACTCTGACGACTTGCTCTTCTTTGTGCGCAAAAAGCACGTGAAGAGCTCCTCTCGTCACATGCCAAAATTTGAG ACTGAGGTGGAGGTATTCCGCAAGGACTCGCGCAAACTGCCCATCGGTGATCCTGATGTGGACTGGGAGGAGACGGTTTATCTCAACATGGTCATTCATCAGTTCGATTACACGTTGACACTGGCCATTTGTACAAGGACGTCGCCAAAGGAGTTGCAAGTGCTGAGAAGACATTCGCAGAGGGTTTACGCAAGTCCCAGTCGTCGGAAGATGGACACCAAGGGCGAAGGCGAGGAGATTACGTATCCGCACATTTGCTTCATGGTCGATAATTTCGACGAGGTGTTCAGCGACATTTTGGTGCGCGACGGGGAGATGGTGTGCGTCGAGCTGGTGGCCAACGACAAAGATGGAGCAGTGCAAGGAGTGATCTTTTTGGGGTCCATACGCTATGATGCCTTAAAAAAGGTGTACGATGCCAGG CAATCGAGTCTGAGTTCCAAGGTGGCGCAGCGCATGTCCTTTGGCCTGTTCAGCAGTGGAGCTGGTGTCCAAACGCGCTGCGAGTTTGTCCGGATGAAGGGACCTCAGGGAAAGGGACACGCCGAGATGGCGGTGACCAAGCCAAAAGGATCCGGTGTGGAGACACCCACCAGCGAGCCGGGATTCTGCGCCACTGACATGTGGGACGAGTGGGAGGAGGAGAACGACGACTATTGCACCTATCGACATCAGCGACGCCTAAGCGATCCGAGCGCCAATCTCAATAACTTCTCACGCTACGGGTGGCGCACAAAGAACTCGAATAACCAGGATATGGTGGGCAGTGGCAACAGTCCCAGTGTGGGAGCCAAGGCGCGATCGGAGAACGAGGGACTGGACTCGCTGGCTAGCGAGGTGTCCGAAATCGAGGCTGGAGATTTGCGCGACG ATCAGCAACGTCCTGCTTTCTCGGCCTCTGCGGCAAAACTGCACCCAAATCCGAACTGCGAGACACAAAAATTCGTGACGGGTGACCAAGAAAAGTTGACCCAAGAATCTCCTAGAGAGAGTACTTCATCTGCTACAGCGGAAACCGCTGTTCCTGCTGTTACTCCGCCTCCATTGAGTGCCGCCGTGGAGGTCACAGTTTCCGGCGACATCAGCGTTACTGGACAAAGCTCAACTACGGGCTGCAATTGCTTTGGTGGCAAAAAGTGTAAGAAACGCTGGGCGTCAGCCAAGAACACGGACACCCCGGAAATGTCCGAGGTGTACTGCCCCAGTTGCGAGGATCCGTCCAACGAGTCGCCCGCCTGTTTGGCCAAGATGCCCAACAAGCGGCCCACCCGTCTCAAGCCCAAAAGCAGCATCCTGGGTGTGGAGAGTGAGCTGCTCGTGGGCAAAAGAAGCAGTTTCCGACTGCCATCAGAGATCAAACGCAAGCAACAGGGTGGCAGCATTACGAGGAGTGCCTCCCTGAGTGCTGCTGATCGCAGGACCAGCCTCCCGGTGGCCACCAAGAGGATCATACCTCCAAGACTGCGCACGGCCAAATCCAAGGATCTCGAGAAGGATAAGGAGAAAGAAaaggacaaaaacaaagagaaCGACAAGAAGTCTTCAAATCAGAAGGTCAACGGCTCTGCGACCAACTTTCTTGCCAAGATGTCGCCCAAGCGTCTAAAAGCAGGCAAAGAGAAGGACAAGGACAAAGACGGCAacaaggaaaaggaaaaggacAAGTTCAAGGCAATAGATGCAGATAAGAAAAAAGCTGTTAATAATAACAATCCAAAGCCTGACACTTCCAAATCGGAGGAGTACGAGATCGCCGATGATGCTACCTCCCTGAATGGTAGTGAATCGGAACCAGTTGGAGCCGCCAAGATGGTCATCCTAAGCGAGAGCGACAGCAAGCTGATGATTAGTGTGCGTGGACGAGAAGAGCTGCCGGTCGTGGATTCTCCCAAGACTCCGCCAAAACGATTCGAAAAGTCTGTCCGTTTGCCTGTGGAGCCGGAAAGTCATCCGCTGCAGCCGGACGAGAACAATGAGAACGAGCAGAGCGATATTACAAACGTGATATCGCCCACGGAACTTACACCCATGCTGGATGTGGCCAATGGCAACGGGGAGGCCACCAGTGCTACTCTTCCGAGAACAGCCAAGCAGGCTCATGTCAGCAAGATGCTGCATTTGGTTCCCAAGCGCAGAACACCCGATGGCACTAACATCTACTATTGGTGCGATGTGCCAAAAAAGGCAATAAAAG AGCTCGACGATGGCGCTTATAATCCCCTGTGGACCAGTCGAGGCTTCACGCAATCTTTTCATTTCTGGAAGGAGAATAGAAGACAGCAGTCAACGCCGCTCAATGCATTCCTCACATATGTGACACTGCCCTGGTGGAGCATTGCAAAAG ATCTCTTGGATCACCGGGAAACGCCTATTCTGACCTTTTAG
- the LOC6609542 gene encoding uncharacterized protein KIAA0930 homolog isoform X2 codes for MALASAAAALLKGSQTPLQQLLEDINFQRTKEMRQLLKDDGGFVVLQGTTYWTDLFVRHFLFQTEPVHSIDSDDLLFFVRKKHVKSSSRHMPKFETEVEVFRKDSRKLPIGDPDVDWEETVYLNMVIHQFDYTLTLAICTRTSPKELQVLRRHSQRVYASPSRRKMDTKGEGEEITYPHICFMVDNFDEVFSDILVRDGEMVCVELVANDKDGAVQGVIFLGSIRYDALKKVYDARQSSLSSKVAQRMSFGLFSSGAGVQTRCEFVRMKGPQGKGHAEMAVTKPKGSGVETPTSEPGFCATDMWDEWEEENDDYCTYRHQRRLSDPSANLNNFSRYGWRTKNSNNQDMVGSGNSPSVGAKARSENEGLDSLASEVSEIEAGDLRDELDDGAYNPLWTSRGFTQSFHFWKENRRQQSTPLNAFLTYVTLPWWSIAKDLLDHRETPILTF; via the exons ATGGCCCTCGCCAGTGCCGCCGCCGCCCTTTTGAAGGGTTCGCAGACGCCTCTGCAGCAGCTCCTGGAGGACATAAACTTCCAGCGCACCAAGGAGATGCGGCAGTTGCTCAAGGATG ATGGCGGTTTTGTTGTCCTACAGGGCACGACCTACTGGACGGACCTGTTTGTGCGCCATTTCCTCTTCCAGACAGAGCCCGTGCACAGCATCGACTCTGACGACTTGCTCTTCTTTGTGCGCAAAAAGCACGTGAAGAGCTCCTCTCGTCACATGCCAAAATTTGAG ACTGAGGTGGAGGTATTCCGCAAGGACTCGCGCAAACTGCCCATCGGTGATCCTGATGTGGACTGGGAGGAGACGGTTTATCTCAACATGGTCATTCATCAGTTCGATTACACGTTGACACTGGCCATTTGTACAAGGACGTCGCCAAAGGAGTTGCAAGTGCTGAGAAGACATTCGCAGAGGGTTTACGCAAGTCCCAGTCGTCGGAAGATGGACACCAAGGGCGAAGGCGAGGAGATTACGTATCCGCACATTTGCTTCATGGTCGATAATTTCGACGAGGTGTTCAGCGACATTTTGGTGCGCGACGGGGAGATGGTGTGCGTCGAGCTGGTGGCCAACGACAAAGATGGAGCAGTGCAAGGAGTGATCTTTTTGGGGTCCATACGCTATGATGCCTTAAAAAAGGTGTACGATGCCAGG CAATCGAGTCTGAGTTCCAAGGTGGCGCAGCGCATGTCCTTTGGCCTGTTCAGCAGTGGAGCTGGTGTCCAAACGCGCTGCGAGTTTGTCCGGATGAAGGGACCTCAGGGAAAGGGACACGCCGAGATGGCGGTGACCAAGCCAAAAGGATCCGGTGTGGAGACACCCACCAGCGAGCCGGGATTCTGCGCCACTGACATGTGGGACGAGTGGGAGGAGGAGAACGACGACTATTGCACCTATCGACATCAGCGACGCCTAAGCGATCCGAGCGCCAATCTCAATAACTTCTCACGCTACGGGTGGCGCACAAAGAACTCGAATAACCAGGATATGGTGGGCAGTGGCAACAGTCCCAGTGTGGGAGCCAAGGCGCGATCGGAGAACGAGGGACTGGACTCGCTGGCTAGCGAGGTGTCCGAAATCGAGGCTGGAGATTTGCGCGACG AGCTCGACGATGGCGCTTATAATCCCCTGTGGACCAGTCGAGGCTTCACGCAATCTTTTCATTTCTGGAAGGAGAATAGAAGACAGCAGTCAACGCCGCTCAATGCATTCCTCACATATGTGACACTGCCCTGGTGGAGCATTGCAAAAG ATCTCTTGGATCACCGGGAAACGCCTATTCTGACCTTTTAG